Proteins encoded together in one Marinobacter salsuginis window:
- a CDS encoding transporter substrate-binding domain-containing protein, which produces MVNRIFTWFFLLTLAISVQVHAQTSPLRVGITEVPPFAMKNGDGRWEGISVDLWQEVAAGIDRDFKWVPMSFNELLNATENGEIDVAVGALTMTADREGRFDFSHPFYQTGLSIAVPPVPEQSLLGSLRAMVSWQFVSVVLALGALLLAVGFLLWLVERRRNPEQFGGSAAEGIGSSFWWAAVTMTTVGYGDKAPVTFPGRLIALVWMFAGLIMVASFTAAITSSLTVSNLRTGIEGVGDLPGKIVATIGQTASQRYLEEERIRYQTYPNLTAAMTSVADGESDAIVYDRPLMQYRNQQLGEKRLTILPGVFAEQLYALALPEGSPIRAPVSQEILRVTESEEWVAIQAAYLGRE; this is translated from the coding sequence ATGGTAAACAGGATTTTCACCTGGTTTTTTCTGCTCACACTGGCGATCTCAGTCCAGGTCCATGCCCAGACCTCCCCTCTGAGGGTCGGAATTACCGAGGTGCCGCCCTTTGCAATGAAAAACGGTGACGGACGCTGGGAAGGCATCAGCGTTGACCTCTGGCAGGAAGTGGCAGCCGGGATTGACCGGGACTTCAAATGGGTACCGATGAGCTTCAACGAACTGTTGAACGCCACCGAAAACGGCGAGATTGATGTGGCCGTCGGCGCCCTTACCATGACCGCAGACCGCGAAGGCCGGTTTGATTTCAGCCACCCTTTCTATCAGACCGGTCTATCCATAGCAGTTCCGCCGGTGCCGGAGCAGAGCCTCCTCGGTAGCCTGCGAGCCATGGTCAGCTGGCAGTTCGTAAGCGTGGTACTGGCTCTCGGCGCTCTGCTCCTGGCCGTCGGCTTCCTGCTCTGGCTGGTTGAGCGACGTCGAAATCCGGAACAGTTCGGGGGCTCTGCGGCCGAAGGGATCGGTTCAAGCTTCTGGTGGGCGGCTGTCACCATGACCACCGTCGGTTACGGAGACAAGGCTCCAGTTACTTTCCCGGGCCGGTTGATTGCCCTGGTGTGGATGTTTGCCGGTTTGATCATGGTCGCCAGCTTCACCGCGGCCATCACCTCCTCTCTGACCGTGAGCAACCTGCGCACCGGTATCGAGGGCGTTGGGGACCTGCCAGGAAAAATTGTCGCCACCATTGGCCAGACTGCCAGCCAGCGCTATCTGGAAGAAGAGCGCATTCGCTACCAAACCTACCCCAACCTCACTGCTGCCATGACCTCGGTTGCCGACGGCGAGAGCGATGCCATCGTTTACGACCGGCCGCTGATGCAGTACCGCAACCAGCAACTGGGCGAGAAGCGGCTGACTATCCTGCCGGGGGTATTTGCAGAGCAGCTTTATGCATTGGCCTTGCCCGAGGGCAGTCCAATTCGGGCACCGGTTTCCCAGGAGATACTGCGAGTGACCGAATCCGAGGAATGGGTTGCCATTCAAGCCGCGTACCTTGGCAGGGAATGA
- a CDS encoding DUF302 domain-containing protein: MRCILRLALITSTLLFAMHAQAADGLVTVKSSHDVKATADKLESVLKEKGMTVMARVNHQQGAEKAGLELRPTEVVIFGNPRVGTPLMHCAQSVAIDLPQKALIWEDANGEVWLGYNNPQYLKSRHGIDGCDEVLEKISGALGNFATAATQ, from the coding sequence ATGCGCTGTATTCTCAGACTTGCCCTGATAACTTCAACTCTGCTGTTCGCAATGCACGCACAGGCGGCAGACGGGTTAGTCACGGTCAAAAGCAGCCACGACGTCAAAGCCACGGCGGACAAGCTCGAGTCTGTGCTGAAGGAAAAAGGCATGACGGTCATGGCGCGGGTTAACCATCAGCAGGGCGCTGAAAAAGCCGGGCTGGAACTTCGTCCGACCGAAGTGGTTATTTTCGGCAACCCCAGAGTCGGAACGCCCCTGATGCATTGCGCCCAGAGCGTCGCCATTGATCTGCCCCAGAAAGCCCTGATCTGGGAGGATGCCAACGGCGAGGTGTGGCTGGGGTATAACAATCCACAGTACCTGAAGAGCCGCCATGGCATTGACGGTTGCGATGAGGTGCTGGAAAAAATCAGCGGCGCACTCGGGAATTTTGCCACCGCCGCAACGCAGTAG
- the mltF gene encoding membrane-bound lytic murein transglycosylase MltF codes for MSRWKFAPGILFLPLLFAGCSENNSQQTTTQPTAELKPPSETGILKVATRNGSTTYYLDRHENPVGPEHALISAYTEQRGWEVEWTMLESTSEVLDALEAGNTHLAAAGLTHLASRDERFARGPAHTEITEQLVCHRDSRPMPRKPEDIPGTDIVVTAGSSYVETLNMLNEQHPGIEFEEDADRTTEVILSDVAEQEVGCTVADSNIVQVMRRHFPHLEVAMTLTDGRNLGWYLPKNFQALGDDAHEWMNSVDGDEAIGLMENRYYSYIGDFDFVDLRALNRRIEDRLPEFIDEFREAEAKTGMPADLLAALSYQESHWDPAAKSPTGVRGIMMLTQRTAESLGVTNRLDPEAAIDGGARYLADRHRRLPETIPEPDRTFLALASYNIGRGHLLDARALARTLNKNPDSWQDMTEVLPLKADKRYYPSTRYGYARGYEPVHYVQRIRNYRDVIRSAFE; via the coding sequence ATGTCTCGATGGAAGTTCGCACCCGGTATTCTGTTTTTGCCGCTGCTGTTCGCCGGCTGCAGTGAAAATAATAGCCAACAGACGACAACTCAGCCGACAGCAGAACTCAAACCGCCATCGGAAACCGGCATTCTCAAAGTCGCCACCCGCAACGGCTCCACGACTTATTACCTGGATCGGCATGAAAACCCCGTCGGCCCCGAGCACGCGCTTATCAGTGCCTATACCGAGCAACGTGGATGGGAAGTGGAATGGACCATGCTGGAGTCCACCAGCGAGGTTCTCGATGCCCTTGAGGCCGGCAACACCCATCTGGCGGCAGCGGGCCTGACTCACCTGGCCTCACGGGATGAACGCTTTGCCCGTGGACCGGCCCACACCGAGATTACCGAACAATTGGTCTGCCATCGCGATTCGCGACCCATGCCCCGCAAACCCGAGGACATCCCCGGCACCGATATCGTCGTGACTGCCGGGTCCAGCTATGTCGAAACACTGAACATGCTCAACGAGCAACACCCCGGCATCGAATTCGAAGAGGATGCAGACCGTACCACAGAGGTGATTCTCTCCGACGTTGCCGAGCAGGAGGTGGGGTGCACCGTCGCCGATTCCAACATAGTTCAGGTGATGCGCAGGCATTTCCCGCACCTGGAAGTCGCCATGACGCTGACGGACGGTCGTAATTTGGGGTGGTACCTGCCCAAGAACTTTCAGGCGCTCGGTGACGACGCCCATGAATGGATGAACAGCGTCGACGGCGATGAAGCCATCGGCCTGATGGAAAACCGCTATTATTCCTACATTGGTGATTTCGATTTTGTCGATCTGAGAGCGCTGAACCGCCGGATCGAGGACCGTCTGCCCGAGTTCATCGACGAATTCCGGGAAGCCGAGGCGAAAACCGGTATGCCGGCCGACCTGCTCGCCGCCCTGTCCTACCAGGAGTCCCATTGGGACCCGGCCGCAAAATCGCCCACCGGTGTTCGCGGCATCATGATGCTGACCCAGCGGACTGCCGAATCACTGGGCGTGACCAACCGGCTGGACCCTGAGGCGGCCATTGATGGCGGTGCACGCTATCTGGCTGACAGACACCGCCGCCTGCCGGAAACCATTCCGGAGCCGGACCGCACGTTCCTGGCCCTGGCCAGCTACAATATCGGACGTGGACATCTGCTGGATGCCCGCGCGCTCGCCAGGACCCTGAACAAGAATCCGGACTCCTGGCAGGACATGACCGAGGTGTTACCCCTCAAGGCGGACAAGCGATACTACCCAAGCACCCGCTACGGATACGCCCGGGGCTACGAGCCAGTGCATTATGTGCAGCGAATCCGTAACTACCGGGACGTGATTCGTTCCGCCTTCGAATAA